The following coding sequences are from one Azospirillum humicireducens window:
- a CDS encoding MFS transporter — protein sequence MFDGFDINAITFTAPVLAREWGIAPAQMAPVFLATSAGAVLGYIACGALVARWGQRVVAATSVLLFSLGTLATITATDVFTMSLLRFVTSIGLGGALPVAVATAAGVMPERHRGTAAILVATGLSAGGVVGGVLGAPLMAHFGWTAIFIVGGLLPLLLVPAILLVLRNAESTPKGEGGKLVRELFRHGLAARTILLWLFSFLVFIDAYALLYWIPSLLSGMGMPSELAPTSTAVFSMGGLVGNIALTLLISRLGAPLTLMVATIVGLVSMAAFGLLHAPLDLMMPLVFGIGAGSIPCCVGQSALAVAFYPDRLRAAGIGWAAAVGRIGSILGPAVGGAALSLQLAPQQIILAATVPVFCAFLVLVVLAGRERRRA from the coding sequence ATGTTCGATGGTTTCGACATCAACGCGATCACCTTTACTGCTCCCGTTCTGGCCCGTGAATGGGGAATCGCACCGGCCCAGATGGCGCCGGTGTTCCTTGCCACCAGCGCCGGGGCCGTTCTCGGCTATATCGCCTGCGGTGCGCTGGTCGCGCGCTGGGGACAGCGGGTGGTGGCGGCGACAAGCGTGCTGCTGTTCTCGCTGGGCACGCTGGCCACCATCACCGCCACCGACGTATTCACGATGAGCCTGCTACGCTTCGTCACTTCCATCGGACTGGGCGGGGCGCTGCCGGTGGCGGTTGCCACGGCGGCCGGCGTCATGCCGGAGCGTCACCGCGGCACGGCGGCCATCCTGGTGGCCACCGGCCTATCGGCCGGCGGTGTCGTCGGGGGCGTTCTCGGCGCTCCGTTGATGGCGCATTTCGGATGGACCGCGATCTTCATCGTCGGCGGGCTCCTTCCCCTGTTGCTGGTGCCCGCCATTCTGCTGGTCCTCAGGAATGCCGAATCCACCCCCAAAGGCGAGGGCGGCAAGCTGGTCCGCGAACTGTTCCGCCACGGATTGGCCGCCCGGACCATCCTGCTGTGGCTGTTCTCCTTCCTCGTCTTCATCGACGCCTACGCCCTGCTGTACTGGATCCCGTCGCTGCTGAGCGGCATGGGGATGCCCAGCGAACTGGCGCCCACCAGCACCGCAGTCTTCTCGATGGGTGGGTTGGTCGGCAACATCGCATTGACCCTGCTGATCTCCCGGCTCGGTGCACCGCTTACGCTGATGGTTGCGACGATCGTCGGTCTCGTCAGCATGGCTGCCTTCGGGCTGTTGCACGCACCGCTCGATCTGATGATGCCGCTCGTCTTCGGCATCGGTGCCGGCTCGATCCCGTGTTGCGTCGGCCAGAGCGCCCTGGCGGTCGCCTTCTATCCCGACCGTCTGCGGGCGGCCGGAATCGGCTGGGCGGCGGCGGTCGGACGGATCGGCTCGATCCTCGGTCCGGCGGTCGGCGGAGCGGCGCTTTCCCTTCAACTGGCCCCGCAGCAGATCATCCTGGCCGCCACGGTGCCCGTCTTCTGCGCCTTCCTTGTCCTGGTCGTGCTGGCGGGACGGGAGCGCCGGAGGGCCTGA
- a CDS encoding alginate export family protein, with protein MTRKNESRSKFFTLLLLSSSLLFCGKAAFAADPAAAPKGPAPIQFIRYEDDLSWYADPKNRELFIDKLKYIPISDSGYISFGGDLRTQYENYTPPNFGMRNLGRNEWLATRALFHVDIKSGFGPRAYIEFGREEIAGKKGPFTPNDESNLDLQQGFIDLPVAVGGGTVTARIGRQEFFLGSGLFQSLAEGANIRNAFDAAHVLFKYGNVEGRAFYGHPLRQSTYAFEDAPNLDLDHYGLYTTVKSVLPGLNVDGYFFGYDRKGNRFNQGTADEERRTVGTRLWGRSGPWDYSGDFAYQFGSFGSGTISAWGSMLSGGYSFSGTPMAPRLSVTAIAASGDRDPAKRTLNTFNPMFSLSPLLSESNSFVPMNLISVYPKVTVRPLDGLSISAGVNAMWRQSKGDGVYTVPTVLVARGSASSSSYVGATAEFAALWNVNHFVTVNAAYTHFKAGDALKEAGGKNFDYTRAGLLLHF; from the coding sequence ATGACCAGAAAGAACGAGAGCCGTTCCAAGTTTTTCACATTGCTTCTGTTGTCTTCCAGCCTTCTCTTCTGTGGCAAGGCAGCCTTTGCCGCGGATCCCGCCGCCGCCCCGAAGGGCCCGGCCCCGATCCAGTTCATTCGCTATGAAGACGACCTGTCCTGGTACGCCGATCCGAAGAACCGCGAACTGTTCATCGACAAGCTCAAATACATACCGATTTCCGACAGCGGCTATATCAGTTTCGGTGGCGATCTCCGCACCCAATACGAGAACTACACACCGCCGAACTTCGGGATGCGCAATCTCGGCCGCAACGAATGGCTGGCGACCCGCGCCCTGTTCCACGTCGACATCAAGAGCGGCTTCGGGCCGCGGGCCTATATCGAGTTTGGCCGTGAGGAGATCGCGGGCAAGAAGGGGCCCTTTACCCCGAACGACGAAAGCAACCTCGATCTTCAGCAGGGGTTCATCGACCTGCCGGTTGCGGTCGGCGGCGGAACGGTGACGGCGCGCATTGGGCGGCAGGAGTTCTTCCTGGGATCGGGCCTGTTCCAGAGCCTGGCAGAGGGCGCCAACATCCGCAACGCCTTCGACGCCGCCCATGTCCTGTTCAAATACGGCAATGTCGAAGGCAGGGCTTTCTATGGCCATCCGCTCCGCCAATCCACCTACGCGTTCGAGGATGCGCCAAATCTCGATCTAGACCATTACGGCCTGTATACGACGGTCAAATCGGTGCTGCCCGGCCTGAATGTCGACGGTTATTTCTTCGGATACGACCGCAAGGGCAACCGCTTCAACCAGGGAACCGCCGACGAGGAGCGGCGCACCGTGGGTACCCGCCTGTGGGGCCGGTCAGGTCCCTGGGATTACAGTGGCGACTTCGCCTATCAGTTCGGCTCCTTCGGCAGCGGAACCATCAGCGCCTGGGGATCGATGCTGTCCGGCGGCTACAGCTTCTCCGGTACACCCATGGCTCCGCGGCTGTCGGTCACGGCAATCGCGGCATCGGGCGACCGGGATCCGGCGAAGCGGACGCTCAACACCTTCAACCCGATGTTCTCACTGTCCCCGCTGCTTTCGGAATCGAACAGCTTCGTTCCGATGAACCTGATCAGCGTCTATCCGAAGGTCACGGTCAGGCCGCTGGACGGGCTGTCGATCTCGGCCGGTGTCAATGCGATGTGGCGCCAATCCAAGGGAGACGGCGTCTATACGGTGCCCACCGTGCTGGTGGCCAGAGGGTCGGCGTCCTCCAGCAGCTATGTCGGGGCGACGGCCGAGTTCGCGGCACTTTGGAACGTGAACCACTTTGTCACGGTCAATGCCGCCTATACGCATTTCAAGGCGGGAGATGCCCTGAAGGAGGCAGGCGGAAAGAATTTCGACTACACCCGTGCCGGGCTGCTGCTCCATTTCTAG
- a CDS encoding AraC family transcriptional regulator, producing the protein MDMIAADMPAAPSSFNAPSFNASALRLCRIFETSDLDDARERISKVMQPHSLMACGRPQGHQTSHMDFMAMKGMGIGTIKFGQASIAVPPLDDYYLAILCVSGGAEIRIERDTFTVDRFNGVLCSPGSPIAGQFSPDCEQLVLKIARTRLAAFNGPRPVRLAARLDLRSPRLTPLLVALRGVIGDPATVRLIRNDPVVAAEYEQLFLRLLLAGQDCAETDDRPQGPRPVSVHRAIAYLRENSTAAITLADIAQAAGVPERTLHDAFKRFEGVSPLRYLRNLRLDDVHAQLRSGGGEDASVTVIALNAGFTHLSRFAQDYAERFGERPSDTLRRGCA; encoded by the coding sequence ATGGACATGATTGCCGCCGACATGCCTGCCGCCCCATCGTCCTTCAATGCGCCGTCCTTCAATGCCTCTGCGCTTCGGCTGTGCCGCATCTTCGAAACGTCGGATCTGGACGACGCCCGCGAACGGATTTCCAAGGTGATGCAGCCGCACAGCCTGATGGCCTGTGGCCGACCGCAGGGCCACCAGACCTCGCACATGGATTTCATGGCGATGAAGGGCATGGGGATCGGCACGATCAAGTTCGGCCAAGCATCCATCGCGGTGCCGCCGCTGGATGATTACTATCTTGCCATTCTCTGCGTCAGCGGGGGTGCCGAAATCCGCATTGAGCGCGATACCTTCACCGTGGACCGTTTCAACGGCGTGCTCTGTTCACCGGGAAGCCCAATCGCTGGGCAATTTTCGCCCGATTGCGAGCAGCTGGTGCTCAAGATCGCGCGCACCCGTCTGGCTGCCTTCAACGGGCCGCGGCCGGTGCGGCTGGCGGCAAGGCTGGATCTGCGCAGCCCCCGGCTGACGCCGCTGCTGGTGGCGCTGCGCGGCGTGATCGGCGACCCGGCCACCGTGCGGCTGATCCGCAACGATCCGGTGGTCGCTGCCGAATATGAACAGCTGTTCCTGCGATTGCTGCTTGCCGGTCAGGACTGTGCGGAGACCGACGACCGGCCGCAAGGACCGCGGCCGGTCTCGGTTCATCGCGCCATCGCCTATCTGCGGGAAAATTCCACCGCCGCGATCACGCTGGCCGACATCGCCCAAGCGGCCGGCGTGCCGGAACGCACGCTGCACGACGCCTTCAAGCGCTTCGAAGGCGTCAGTCCGCTGCGCTATCTGCGCAACCTGCGCCTGGACGATGTCCATGCGCAGCTGCGCAGCGGAGGAGGCGAGGACGCCAGCGTGACGGTGATCGCGCTGAATGCCGGCTTCACCCATCTGAGCCGCTTCGCCCAGGACTATGCCGAGCGTTTCGGCGAGCGGCCGTCCGACACCCTGCGCCGGGGCTGTGCCTGA
- a CDS encoding alpha/beta hydrolase, whose translation MNRRGFLRAGATTLAVGALPVTAWAADAPTVFLDYTQEQLDAAYTQTVWAPNAKEVIDGYETGSAAVRRAHPPETFSYGDRPSETLDVFAPANADRLPVMVFIHGGAWRALSKLSVSAPAMTFVGNGAIYVAIDFDNLPINTLPGMADQCRRALLWVWRNAARFGGDPDRIHVAGHSSGGHLAAVMLTTDWAAFGAPPTLLKGGMVLSGMCDLYPVLLSVRSSYVKVSGRERDDLSPIRAMDRVACPVVVAWGEKESPEFKRQSIQFADALDASGHLAGRFLLEGRNHFEVPNLLNDPNSSLSKAALRLMSGKG comes from the coding sequence ATGAACAGACGCGGCTTTCTGAGAGCCGGCGCCACGACGCTGGCTGTCGGCGCCCTGCCGGTCACGGCCTGGGCCGCCGACGCCCCCACCGTCTTTCTCGATTACACGCAGGAGCAGCTGGACGCCGCCTATACCCAGACCGTCTGGGCGCCCAATGCCAAGGAGGTGATCGACGGCTACGAGACCGGCAGCGCCGCCGTCCGGCGCGCGCATCCGCCGGAAACCTTCAGCTATGGCGACCGCCCGTCTGAAACGCTGGACGTCTTCGCCCCGGCGAACGCCGACCGGCTGCCAGTGATGGTGTTCATCCATGGCGGCGCCTGGCGTGCCCTGTCCAAGCTGTCGGTTTCGGCCCCGGCGATGACCTTCGTCGGCAACGGCGCGATCTATGTCGCCATCGATTTCGACAATCTGCCGATCAACACCCTGCCCGGCATGGCCGATCAATGCCGCCGCGCATTGCTTTGGGTGTGGCGCAACGCGGCACGGTTCGGCGGCGACCCGGACCGCATCCATGTCGCCGGCCATTCCTCTGGCGGGCATCTGGCCGCCGTGATGCTGACGACGGACTGGGCGGCGTTCGGCGCCCCGCCGACGCTGTTGAAGGGCGGGATGGTGCTGAGCGGCATGTGCGACCTTTACCCGGTCCTGCTGTCGGTCCGCAGCTCCTACGTCAAGGTGAGCGGGCGCGAACGCGACGATCTCAGCCCGATCAGGGCGATGGACCGCGTCGCCTGCCCGGTCGTCGTCGCCTGGGGCGAGAAGGAAAGCCCCGAATTCAAACGCCAGTCGATCCAGTTCGCCGACGCACTGGATGCGTCCGGCCACCTCGCCGGGCGCTTCCTTCTGGAGGGCCGTAACCATTTCGAGGTGCCGAATCTGCTGAACGACCCGAACTCTTCCCTGTCGAAGGCGGCGCTCCGGCTGATGTCCGGCAAGGGCTGA
- a CDS encoding ABC transporter ATP-binding protein: protein MLKIDNLTAGYGQSQVLFDVSLSIEAGQVLALMGRNGMGKTTTISAVMGLVPRWGGGISFDGQGIDRMPPHRVARLGVGLVPEGRQIFPTLTVEENLVATAATRDGEPARWTLQAVWELFPRLRERRRNLGNRLSGGEQQMLAIGRALMTNPRLLILDEATEGLAPVIRAEIWAVLETLKREGQSILLVDKNLSAVLRLADACAVIEKGRTVWSGTSAELGRATDIHETYLHI, encoded by the coding sequence ATGCTGAAGATCGACAATCTCACGGCGGGCTACGGCCAGAGCCAGGTGCTGTTCGACGTGTCGCTCTCCATCGAGGCCGGGCAGGTGCTGGCGCTGATGGGCCGCAACGGCATGGGCAAGACAACGACCATCTCCGCCGTCATGGGGCTGGTTCCGCGCTGGGGCGGCGGGATCAGCTTCGACGGACAGGGCATCGACCGCATGCCGCCGCACCGGGTGGCGCGGCTCGGCGTCGGGCTGGTGCCGGAAGGCCGCCAGATCTTCCCGACCCTGACGGTCGAGGAGAACCTCGTCGCCACCGCCGCAACCCGCGACGGTGAGCCGGCGCGCTGGACGCTCCAAGCGGTGTGGGAGCTGTTCCCCCGCCTGCGCGAACGCCGCCGCAACCTGGGCAACCGCCTGTCCGGCGGCGAGCAGCAGATGCTGGCGATCGGCCGGGCGTTGATGACCAACCCGCGCCTGCTGATCCTGGACGAGGCCACCGAAGGACTCGCCCCGGTAATCCGCGCCGAGATCTGGGCGGTGCTGGAAACGCTGAAGCGCGAGGGCCAGTCCATCCTTCTGGTGGACAAGAACCTGTCGGCGGTGCTGCGCCTCGCCGACGCCTGCGCGGTGATCGAGAAGGGCCGCACGGTGTGGAGCGGCACCAGCGCGGAGTTGGGCCGCGCAACAGACATTCACGAAACCTACCTGCACATCTGA
- a CDS encoding ABC transporter ATP-binding protein, with the protein MPDPLLELRGLSKNFGALTVTSDVSLTVLPGEIHAVIGPNGAGKTTLIHQISGTLRPDRGTIRFAGRDVTALPFERRARLGLARSFQITSVVPGFTALENVALAVQARSGSSFRFLRPVAGEAALNEEARAALDTVGLGRVADRSAAALSHGEKRQLELAIAIAMNPRLLLLDEPLAGAGPEETERLIGILRDLRSRYGILLVEHDMQAVFALADRISVLVYGRIIVTGTVDEIRGHPEVRTAYLGEDALA; encoded by the coding sequence ATGCCTGATCCGTTGCTGGAGCTGCGCGGCCTGAGCAAGAATTTCGGCGCGCTAACCGTGACCTCCGACGTGTCGCTGACCGTCCTGCCGGGCGAGATCCATGCGGTCATCGGCCCGAACGGTGCGGGCAAGACCACCCTCATCCACCAGATCAGCGGCACCCTGCGCCCGGACCGCGGGACGATCCGCTTCGCCGGGCGGGATGTGACCGCCCTGCCGTTCGAGCGCCGCGCCCGGCTGGGGCTGGCCCGCAGCTTCCAGATCACCAGCGTCGTGCCGGGATTCACCGCGCTGGAGAATGTGGCGCTGGCGGTGCAGGCGCGCAGCGGTTCCTCCTTCCGCTTCCTGCGCCCGGTCGCCGGCGAAGCCGCGCTGAACGAGGAGGCTCGGGCGGCGCTGGACACCGTCGGGCTGGGGCGGGTCGCCGACCGCAGCGCCGCCGCCCTGTCGCATGGCGAGAAGCGCCAGCTCGAACTCGCCATCGCCATCGCGATGAACCCTCGCCTGCTGCTGCTCGACGAGCCGCTGGCCGGGGCCGGGCCGGAGGAGACCGAACGGCTGATCGGCATCCTGCGCGACCTGCGCAGCCGCTACGGCATCCTGCTGGTCGAGCACGACATGCAGGCGGTGTTCGCCCTGGCCGACCGCATTTCCGTCCTGGTCTATGGCCGGATCATCGTCACCGGCACGGTGGACGAGATCCGCGGCCATCCGGAAGTCCGCACGGCCTATCTTGGAGAGGACGCGTTGGCGTGA
- a CDS encoding branched-chain amino acid ABC transporter permease: protein MTAPLRKHALALVTLLALAAAPFLGFGDGFALGLLARAMILGMAAVSLSLLVGGAGLVSLGHAATMGIGAYAVVAFDAAGVSEGLIVFPAAIAAAAAYALVTGAVSLRTSGVHFIMITLAFGQMAFFTTSSFSSLGGDDGYTLYARTEWLGMRIMDNRLAFHFLCLGLLALVWVGGTLLLGSRFGRVLRAARENPQRALAVGFQPYPYRLVAYVMAGAVGGLAGALLANASEFVSPALLSWTRSGELLFMVILGGVGQIGGAILGALAIVLLEESLSHLLVYWRLVFGPLLVLSVLFLPDGLIGAPPRLRAAFRFASPKRRNADA, encoded by the coding sequence ATGACGGCACCACTTCGCAAACACGCGCTGGCGCTGGTCACGCTGCTGGCGCTGGCGGCGGCCCCCTTCCTGGGCTTCGGCGACGGCTTCGCGCTCGGCCTGCTGGCCCGCGCGATGATCCTGGGCATGGCGGCGGTCAGCCTGTCGCTGCTGGTCGGCGGCGCCGGGCTGGTCAGCCTGGGCCACGCCGCGACGATGGGGATCGGCGCCTACGCGGTGGTCGCCTTCGATGCCGCCGGGGTCAGCGAGGGGCTGATCGTCTTTCCCGCCGCCATCGCCGCTGCCGCCGCCTACGCGCTCGTGACGGGAGCGGTGTCGCTGCGCACCAGCGGCGTGCATTTCATCATGATCACGCTGGCGTTCGGCCAGATGGCCTTCTTCACCACCTCCTCCTTCTCCAGCCTGGGCGGCGATGACGGTTATACGCTGTATGCCCGCACCGAATGGCTGGGGATGCGGATCATGGACAACCGGCTGGCCTTCCATTTCCTCTGCCTGGGCCTGCTGGCCCTGGTGTGGGTGGGGGGAACCCTGCTGCTGGGCAGCCGGTTCGGCCGGGTGCTGCGGGCGGCACGGGAGAATCCACAGCGGGCGCTGGCGGTGGGGTTCCAGCCCTACCCCTACCGTCTGGTCGCCTATGTGATGGCGGGGGCGGTCGGCGGTCTGGCCGGCGCCCTGCTGGCCAACGCGTCGGAGTTCGTGTCGCCCGCCCTGCTGTCCTGGACACGGTCCGGCGAGCTGCTGTTCATGGTCATCCTGGGCGGCGTCGGCCAGATCGGCGGGGCGATCCTGGGGGCGCTGGCCATCGTGCTGCTGGAGGAATCGCTGTCGCACCTGCTGGTCTATTGGCGGCTGGTGTTCGGGCCGCTGCTGGTGCTGTCGGTGCTGTTCCTGCCGGACGGGCTGATCGGCGCTCCGCCACGCCTGCGTGCCGCCTTCCGGTTCGCCTCGCCCAAACGGAGGAATGCCGATGCCTGA